A DNA window from Deltaproteobacteria bacterium contains the following coding sequences:
- a CDS encoding radical SAM/Cys-rich domain protein — MPAYKAHFGERVAQNPRGELKRANVEVLQINLGKRCNQACHHCHVDAGPKRQEEMNEKTAERLVELLRESPETTTLDITGGAPELNANFRYLVQTARKMGKKVIDRCNLSILFEPGQETLAEFLADQGVEITASLPCYSQENVDKQRGKGIFDKSIRGLQLLNQLGYGKPGSGLELHLVYNPGGAFLPPAQAQLELAYKDKLMEDFGIVFNNLFTITNLPISRFRKSLERGGQLPSYMQLLEENYNEGTLENLMCRFQVSVGWQGHLYDCDFNQMLDIPTSTQLAVRPTIWDIESLSDLSRGPIAVENHCYGCTAGAGSSCGGSLA; from the coding sequence ATCCCAGCCTACAAAGCCCATTTTGGCGAGCGAGTAGCCCAAAACCCACGCGGTGAACTCAAGCGGGCAAATGTTGAGGTTTTACAGATCAATCTGGGTAAACGCTGCAATCAAGCCTGTCACCATTGTCATGTTGATGCCGGACCTAAGCGGCAAGAAGAGATGAACGAAAAGACAGCCGAGCGATTGGTAGAGCTTCTTCGCGAGTCTCCTGAAACAACCACCCTCGATATCACCGGCGGTGCACCAGAGCTCAACGCCAACTTTCGTTACCTCGTCCAAACCGCACGTAAAATGGGCAAAAAGGTCATCGACCGCTGCAACCTCAGCATTCTCTTTGAACCCGGCCAAGAAACTCTGGCTGAGTTCCTTGCAGATCAAGGGGTCGAAATCACAGCAAGCCTTCCTTGCTACAGCCAAGAAAATGTCGACAAACAGCGCGGCAAAGGTATCTTTGACAAAAGTATTCGGGGCCTTCAACTGCTCAACCAGCTCGGCTACGGCAAGCCCGGAAGCGGTCTTGAACTCCACTTGGTCTACAACCCCGGCGGCGCCTTTTTACCTCCCGCCCAAGCTCAGCTCGAACTCGCTTACAAAGACAAGCTCATGGAAGATTTCGGGATCGTATTCAACAACCTTTTTACCATCACCAATCTTCCAATCAGCCGGTTTCGAAAAAGCCTTGAGCGCGGTGGGCAACTCCCAAGCTACATGCAGCTCCTAGAAGAGAACTATAATGAGGGCACTTTAGAAAATCTCATGTGCCGCTTTCAAGTCAGCGTAGGCTGGCAGGGTCATCTCTATGATTGCGATTTCAACCAAATGTTAGACATACCAACGTCCACACAGCTGGCCGTCAGACCGACGATTTGGGATATCGAATCACTCTCTGATTTGAGCCGAGGTCCTATAGCAGTTGAAAACCATTGCTATGGCTGCACCGCCGGTGCGGGATCGAGCTGCGGCGGATCTCTGGCCTGA
- a CDS encoding S41 family peptidase produces the protein MKLKRLWKNRIIYLLLGLLLGAGLPAAAKVVKQDAVYAWLTVFAEVLEHIENQYVEVLSQDSLAQGAIGGLLSKLDDNSKYYSPQDFRKLLETTGGEYGGVGLELAFINSQHRIVRVLNHSPAQDAGLEPQDVIVAVDGTPISQFSTLELRDLLRGPVDTRLVLSVMRESFIKPWNFTLTRQWVRKPALQVQDIEPGIRYIHIELFSRGVARDLQAHLLGPDQPKAVILDLRDNPGGLFNEAVAAADLFLSDGTIVSAAGRGGVILESRQAKSSRTLTRAPVAILLNQKSASAAEILAGALQDQKRARVFGEVSYGKGSVQNIIDLSNGAGLKMTVARYLTPNGRSIEGRGIKPDVQVKASAKRDKPLEASLRWVKSQL, from the coding sequence ATGAAGCTCAAACGTCTCTGGAAAAATCGAATCATCTACCTTCTTCTAGGGCTTTTACTTGGAGCGGGTTTGCCCGCGGCGGCTAAAGTCGTCAAGCAAGATGCCGTATACGCATGGCTCACCGTGTTTGCCGAAGTACTCGAGCATATCGAAAATCAATATGTGGAAGTATTATCTCAGGACAGTTTAGCTCAAGGAGCCATCGGGGGCCTTCTTAGCAAGCTCGACGACAACTCCAAGTACTACAGTCCTCAAGATTTTCGTAAACTTCTCGAAACAACGGGCGGCGAATATGGCGGCGTCGGGCTTGAACTTGCCTTCATCAATTCGCAACACCGTATTGTGCGCGTTTTAAATCATTCCCCAGCTCAAGATGCGGGGCTTGAGCCCCAAGACGTTATCGTCGCCGTCGATGGTACACCCATCAGTCAATTTTCAACCCTGGAGCTTCGCGACTTATTGCGCGGCCCAGTCGATACCCGGCTCGTACTCAGTGTCATGCGCGAGAGCTTTATCAAGCCTTGGAATTTTACCCTCACCCGGCAGTGGGTTCGTAAACCCGCACTGCAAGTCCAGGATATCGAGCCTGGTATTCGCTATATTCACATTGAGCTTTTCAGTAGAGGTGTCGCCCGAGACCTACAGGCTCATTTATTGGGCCCCGACCAGCCCAAAGCTGTCATCCTCGATTTACGAGACAATCCCGGCGGTCTCTTTAATGAGGCCGTGGCCGCCGCCGATCTGTTTTTGAGTGATGGAACCATTGTAAGTGCGGCTGGCCGCGGCGGCGTCATTCTTGAATCTCGTCAAGCAAAATCGAGCCGTACTCTAACGCGCGCGCCTGTGGCGATATTATTAAATCAAAAGAGTGCTTCGGCCGCGGAGATACTGGCAGGCGCCTTACAAGACCAAAAGCGTGCTCGCGTTTTTGGAGAAGTGAGCTACGGCAAGGGCTCGGTTCAGAATATCATCGACCTCTCAAATGGAGCCGGTCTCAAAATGACAGTAGCGCGCTACCTCACCCCAAACGGCAGAAGCATCGAAGGCCGAGGTATTAAGCCTGACGTGCAGGTCAAAGCATCAGCCAAGCGAGATAAGCCCTTAGAGGCATCTTTGAGGTGGGTGAAGAGCCAGCTTTAA
- the aceB gene encoding malate synthase A, which produces MGYTTETLPTPNGVELTGTIEEGYQHILSMDALEFIASLARTYTSRVEELLDQRRLRQARFDAGERPGFLEETKTIRERDWKVAKLPEDLLDRRVEITGPVDRKMIINALNSGASCFMADCEDSSAPTWANMVEGQINLHDAVRRTIDFHDPKKNKSYKLNDTIATLIVRPRGWHLWEKHLKVDGHAVPAGLFDFGLYFFHNAKALLERGTGPYFYLPKMESHLEARLWNDVFLYSQKFVGIPKGTIKATCLIETLPAAFEMDEILYELRCHSAGLNCGRWDYIFSYIKTIRNSDSCVVPDRGQVGMTQHFMRSYAQLAIQTCHKRGVHSMGGMAAQIPIKNDPEANEKALNKVKNDKLREVTDGHDGTWVAHPALVPLAKEIFDAHMKTANQIEKTLDDLKVEESDLLQHPEGTLTETGLRENISVGVQYIESWLRGVGCVPLYNLMEDAATAEISRAQLWQWIRHGAALEDGRTVTPELFRATLSEEMKKVSEEVGQERFTSGKYSQARALFEGLSTASHFEEFLTLPAYEQLITTQASN; this is translated from the coding sequence ATGGGTTACACAACTGAAACACTTCCAACTCCAAACGGCGTTGAATTAACTGGCACCATTGAAGAAGGCTATCAGCATATCTTAAGTATGGATGCTCTTGAATTCATCGCATCACTGGCACGGACTTACACAAGCCGCGTCGAGGAGTTACTTGATCAACGTCGACTGCGTCAGGCACGTTTCGATGCCGGTGAACGACCTGGTTTTCTCGAAGAGACCAAGACGATTCGCGAACGCGATTGGAAAGTTGCAAAACTTCCTGAAGATCTCTTGGACCGACGGGTTGAGATTACTGGCCCAGTTGACCGCAAAATGATTATCAACGCTCTGAACTCTGGCGCGAGCTGCTTTATGGCAGACTGCGAGGATTCATCGGCGCCAACATGGGCGAACATGGTCGAAGGTCAAATCAACCTTCATGATGCGGTTCGGCGTACCATTGATTTTCACGACCCGAAAAAGAACAAGAGCTACAAGCTCAACGACACCATCGCCACTTTGATTGTTCGCCCTCGCGGCTGGCACTTGTGGGAAAAGCACCTCAAGGTTGACGGCCATGCTGTACCTGCAGGACTTTTCGATTTTGGTCTCTATTTCTTCCATAACGCCAAAGCGCTTTTAGAGCGTGGTACTGGCCCTTACTTCTACCTGCCAAAGATGGAGAGTCACTTAGAGGCGCGTCTCTGGAATGACGTCTTCTTGTACAGCCAGAAGTTCGTAGGAATCCCTAAGGGCACCATCAAGGCGACTTGCCTGATTGAAACTCTTCCAGCGGCTTTTGAGATGGACGAAATTCTTTATGAACTTCGTTGCCACTCAGCAGGCCTTAACTGTGGACGCTGGGACTATATCTTCAGCTACATCAAGACCATCCGTAACTCAGACAGCTGCGTGGTTCCTGACCGCGGCCAAGTTGGTATGACTCAGCACTTTATGCGTAGTTACGCACAGCTTGCGATTCAAACCTGTCATAAGCGCGGTGTTCATTCCATGGGCGGCATGGCCGCTCAGATCCCAATCAAGAATGATCCAGAAGCCAACGAGAAAGCCTTAAACAAGGTTAAGAATGACAAGCTACGTGAAGTAACGGATGGCCACGATGGTACATGGGTTGCACACCCGGCGCTTGTTCCTTTGGCAAAGGAAATTTTTGATGCGCACATGAAGACTGCGAATCAAATTGAGAAGACGTTAGACGATTTGAAGGTTGAAGAATCAGATCTGCTCCAGCATCCAGAAGGTACGCTGACAGAGACTGGCCTACGCGAAAATATCAGCGTGGGTGTTCAATACATCGAATCATGGCTTCGCGGCGTAGGCTGCGTTCCGCTCTACAACTTGATGGAAGATGCGGCGACCGCTGAAATCTCCCGCGCTCAGCTCTGGCAGTGGATTCGCCATGGCGCGGCCTTGGAAGATGGACGAACCGTCACACCGGAACTTTTTCGGGCGACGTTAAGTGAAGAAATGAAGAAGGTAAGCGAAGAAGTCGGCCAAGAGCGATTTACCAGCGGTAAATACAGTCAGGCACGTGCTTTATTCGAAGGCCTTTCGACCGCTTCCCATTTTGAAGAATTTTTAACTCTGCCAGCTTATGAGCAGCTTATTACGACGCAAGCGTCGAACTAG
- a CDS encoding mechanosensitive ion channel family protein: MKSKSLKWIFAVVLVLTFGTSLASAAPTSSCANPHDAVKTLLDWLQPESYDPKKAALCLNLTGEQDKGIAAKRAQQIIEVLDAKGIFVKLEALPTVTDFKAEDGKSRYLLSPAEPDMFIERIGDDWLWSARTVARIPAIYRSVFVIDTHGFVRSLPSWMQVKFLGAAVWQFVALLALLFLALVTRVITRAIFKAQASLTMRKFKMVVDDTLLIQVGNPLGTLVASGLAIFVMPLLLLPVKFNQLLLLGLRLACAISAVVALYRVVDLLTAWLEQRANLTDTKLDDQLVPLARRAMKIFIVSIGTVFILQNMNYDVASLIAGLGIGGLAFALAAKDTIANLFGSATIFASRPFQIGDWVSVGGSEGVVESVGFRSTRIRTFYNSLISIPNSRVADSVVDNFGAREFRRFKTILGLTYDTTPKQMQAFVEGIRAVLKNNPVVRQEYYEVHFNSFGDSSLNVLVYAFFKTDSWTTELTEKHNLLLDIMNLAQELGVSFAFPTQTLHLESVATPQNSTERVSHDDAALAAAVESFAPGGAKGEADRYKLTHGFWPEA; encoded by the coding sequence ATGAAAAGTAAGTCACTCAAATGGATATTCGCCGTTGTTTTGGTTTTAACCTTCGGAACGAGCCTTGCTTCGGCGGCTCCCACGTCAAGTTGTGCAAACCCACATGACGCCGTGAAGACTCTACTGGATTGGTTACAGCCAGAAAGTTACGACCCCAAAAAAGCAGCCCTCTGCCTGAACCTCACAGGCGAGCAAGACAAAGGCATCGCGGCCAAACGCGCTCAGCAAATCATCGAAGTTCTAGATGCGAAAGGTATTTTCGTAAAGCTTGAAGCCTTGCCAACGGTGACCGACTTTAAGGCCGAAGACGGAAAATCCCGCTATCTTCTCAGCCCAGCTGAGCCGGATATGTTTATCGAACGCATTGGCGATGATTGGTTGTGGAGCGCCCGCACTGTGGCACGGATTCCTGCGATTTACCGCTCCGTGTTTGTGATTGATACCCATGGGTTTGTCAGAAGCCTACCATCTTGGATGCAAGTGAAGTTCTTGGGCGCCGCTGTTTGGCAGTTTGTAGCTCTCTTGGCTTTGTTATTTCTTGCCTTGGTGACGCGGGTGATAACCCGGGCCATTTTTAAAGCGCAGGCAAGCTTGACCATGCGAAAATTTAAGATGGTTGTAGATGACACTTTGTTAATCCAAGTGGGTAACCCGCTTGGGACTTTGGTTGCTTCGGGGCTGGCTATTTTTGTAATGCCTCTTTTGCTGCTCCCGGTGAAGTTTAATCAACTGCTTCTTTTGGGCCTAAGGCTGGCTTGTGCCATTTCGGCGGTGGTGGCGCTTTACCGCGTTGTTGACTTGCTGACCGCTTGGCTTGAGCAGCGCGCTAACCTCACCGACACCAAACTCGATGACCAATTGGTGCCGCTTGCCCGCAGAGCCATGAAGATCTTTATCGTCAGTATCGGTACGGTCTTTATCCTACAAAACATGAATTACGATGTGGCCTCGTTAATCGCCGGCTTGGGCATCGGTGGTTTGGCCTTTGCTTTGGCAGCTAAAGACACCATTGCCAACCTTTTCGGCTCTGCCACTATTTTTGCCAGCCGGCCCTTTCAAATTGGCGATTGGGTCAGTGTGGGCGGCAGTGAAGGTGTGGTGGAAAGCGTGGGCTTTCGCTCAACCCGTATTCGTACATTCTACAACTCGCTGATAAGCATTCCTAACTCTCGGGTGGCAGATAGTGTGGTTGATAACTTCGGCGCCCGGGAATTTAGACGTTTTAAAACGATACTCGGGCTGACCTACGATACGACGCCCAAACAGATGCAGGCTTTTGTTGAAGGTATTCGGGCGGTTTTAAAGAATAACCCCGTCGTCCGTCAGGAGTATTACGAAGTACATTTCAACTCCTTTGGCGACAGCTCACTCAATGTATTGGTTTACGCGTTTTTTAAGACCGATAGCTGGACCACAGAGCTTACCGAGAAGCACAATCTTCTCCTAGACATTATGAACCTTGCCCAAGAGCTTGGTGTGAGCTTCGCGTTTCCGACCCAAACGCTTCATCTTGAAAGTGTGGCAACCCCTCAGAACTCTACTGAGCGAGTTTCTCATGATGATGCAGCATTGGCGGCGGCAGTTGAGTCTTTTGCTCCGGGCGGTGCAAAAGGTGAAGCAGATCGCTACAAGCTAACGCACGGGTTTTGGCCCGAGGCTTAA
- the aceA gene encoding isocitrate lyase, with the protein MPKDQTELTTEEQKFQEERWAGITRDYTPEDVARLRGTVDIKYTLADLGARRLWDLLHTEDYVHSLGAMTGNQAMQQVRAGLKAIYCSGWQCAADANISGQMYPDQSLYPANSVPQLVKRINQALQRADQIENAEGEMSKHWFAPIVADAEAGFGGPLNAFELMKGMIDGGAAGVHFEDQLSSEKKCGHLGGKVLVPTQQFIKTLTAARLAADVCNVPTLLMARTDADSARLITSDIDPRDHEFMTGERTAEGFYRIKGGLDQAIARGLAYAPYCDLIWCETSTPCLEEAKKFAEGIHAKFPGKMLSYNCSPSFNWKSNLDDATIAKFQRELGAMGYKYQFVTLAGFHSLNMSMFELSTGYRDNGMAAYSALQQKEFASEEIGYTATRHQREVGTGYFDAVSTVISGGTSSTLALEESTESAQF; encoded by the coding sequence ATGCCTAAAGATCAAACAGAACTGACCACTGAAGAGCAAAAGTTTCAAGAAGAGCGTTGGGCGGGAATCACCCGTGACTACACTCCTGAAGACGTGGCTCGTCTTCGTGGAACCGTAGATATCAAGTACACACTTGCTGACCTTGGTGCTCGCCGTTTGTGGGACCTTCTCCACACTGAAGATTATGTACACTCACTCGGTGCCATGACTGGTAACCAGGCAATGCAACAAGTTCGCGCTGGTCTTAAAGCAATTTATTGCAGTGGTTGGCAGTGTGCTGCGGATGCCAACATTTCCGGTCAAATGTACCCGGATCAAAGCTTGTACCCAGCAAACTCAGTTCCTCAGCTCGTCAAGCGAATCAACCAGGCGCTTCAGCGTGCTGACCAGATTGAAAACGCTGAAGGCGAAATGAGCAAGCACTGGTTCGCGCCTATCGTGGCTGATGCTGAAGCTGGCTTTGGTGGCCCGCTGAACGCTTTTGAACTCATGAAGGGTATGATCGACGGCGGCGCAGCAGGCGTACACTTCGAAGATCAGCTTTCCAGTGAGAAGAAGTGTGGACACTTAGGCGGTAAGGTACTCGTACCGACTCAGCAGTTCATCAAGACTTTGACTGCAGCGCGTCTTGCAGCCGATGTTTGCAACGTACCAACTCTTTTGATGGCACGTACCGATGCAGACAGCGCACGTCTTATCACCAGCGACATCGACCCACGCGATCATGAATTCATGACCGGTGAGCGAACTGCTGAAGGTTTCTACCGTATCAAGGGTGGACTGGATCAGGCGATTGCCCGCGGTCTTGCATACGCTCCGTACTGCGACCTCATCTGGTGCGAAACTTCAACGCCTTGCCTTGAAGAAGCGAAGAAATTTGCTGAAGGCATTCACGCGAAGTTCCCGGGCAAGATGTTGTCTTACAACTGCTCTCCATCGTTTAACTGGAAGTCTAACCTTGACGATGCAACCATCGCTAAGTTTCAGCGTGAACTCGGCGCCATGGGATACAAGTATCAGTTTGTTACACTTGCAGGTTTCCACAGCCTCAACATGAGCATGTTTGAACTTTCTACTGGCTACCGTGACAACGGCATGGCTGCTTACTCTGCGCTTCAGCAAAAAGAATTTGCAAGCGAAGAAATCGGTTACACTGCAACCCGTCACCAGCGTGAAGTTGGTACAGGTTACTTTGACGCAGTAAGCACTGTAATCAGCGGTGGTACTTCTTCAACACTTGCTCTTGAAGAGTCTACTGAGTCTGCACAGTTCTAA
- a CDS encoding NADP-dependent malic enzyme, protein MAKDRNKDRSKMALDYHSRAPAGKIEVVPTKPCSSQRDLSLAYTPGVAVPCLEIHKNPKKAADYTARGNLVAVVTNGTAVLGLGDIGPLASKPVMEGKAVLFKRFAGIDVFDIEVDEKDPEAFVKIVKALEPTFGGINLEDIKAPECFYIEKKLRELMNIPVFHDDQHGTAIIASAALLNATKIANKELSDCKIAFSGAGAAAIAVSRLLCLFGAQRSKIIHCDKDGVIYTGRDGLDEVLTEIATDTKCRSLAEVMEGADVFIGLSVGGLVSQDMVRSMAKDPIVFALANPDPEIGYPEAKAARDDVILATGRSDYPNQVNNVLGFPYIFRGALDCGATTVTKEMEMAAARAIGELAREDVPDSVREAYGGEEIKFGRDYLIPKPVDHRVLLWVAPAVAEAAEKSGVASRPISSMNDYRQHLASFLGRRREVMSQISTKARLNPKRLVFPEGHKVRILRACQELVQTGICHPVVLGEESLIRAKAEAVGISLDGIALVDPTKSPEHEKYTDIYYKLRQRKGIHLKQAALDMYDPVHFGMMMLRGGDVDGLVSGVSMNYADTIRPALQIIGLREDVKSVAGMYVVLQKERTLFFADTTINIEPSAEQMAEIARLTAQEVKRFDLEPRVAMISFSNFGSSPHPFATKVSHATEILHAIDPTMIVDGEMQVEYALDPGIASSEFPFSNIQGDANVLIFPSLESANVAYKLMERIGGAECVGPIVLGMNKPVNVLPRGSTAEAIYNMAAYTCVEAEDFNDS, encoded by the coding sequence ATGGCAAAGGATCGCAATAAGGACCGCAGTAAGATGGCCCTCGACTACCACTCGAGAGCGCCTGCGGGTAAAATCGAAGTGGTTCCGACCAAGCCATGTTCTTCTCAACGAGATTTGTCGTTGGCGTATACTCCAGGTGTTGCGGTCCCTTGTTTGGAAATTCATAAAAACCCAAAAAAGGCTGCCGACTACACCGCGCGGGGAAACCTTGTTGCGGTTGTGACCAACGGAACAGCTGTCCTTGGCCTTGGTGATATTGGGCCCTTGGCAAGCAAGCCTGTGATGGAAGGCAAGGCGGTTTTATTTAAGCGGTTTGCAGGAATCGATGTTTTCGACATTGAAGTGGATGAGAAAGACCCTGAAGCGTTTGTGAAGATTGTTAAGGCGCTTGAGCCAACTTTTGGTGGGATCAACTTAGAGGATATTAAAGCCCCTGAGTGTTTCTATATTGAGAAAAAGTTACGCGAGTTGATGAACATCCCGGTCTTTCATGATGACCAGCATGGCACCGCAATCATTGCGTCTGCCGCGCTTCTCAACGCAACGAAAATCGCCAATAAAGAGTTGAGTGATTGTAAGATAGCCTTTTCAGGGGCAGGTGCAGCCGCGATTGCTGTGAGCCGCCTGCTTTGCCTTTTTGGTGCGCAGCGAAGCAAGATCATTCATTGCGATAAAGACGGGGTGATTTACACCGGGCGTGACGGGCTTGATGAAGTCCTCACTGAGATCGCAACTGATACAAAATGCCGAAGCCTTGCAGAGGTCATGGAGGGCGCCGACGTTTTTATTGGTTTGAGTGTTGGAGGGCTTGTAAGCCAAGACATGGTCCGGTCCATGGCCAAGGATCCCATCGTATTTGCTCTTGCTAACCCAGATCCTGAAATAGGTTATCCGGAAGCAAAGGCTGCAAGAGACGATGTGATTTTGGCAACGGGGCGCAGCGATTACCCCAACCAAGTAAACAATGTTTTGGGTTTCCCTTACATCTTTCGAGGTGCTCTGGATTGCGGTGCGACCACAGTCACAAAAGAAATGGAAATGGCGGCTGCCCGGGCAATCGGTGAACTCGCCCGAGAAGATGTGCCGGATTCTGTTCGCGAGGCCTACGGCGGTGAAGAGATAAAGTTTGGTAGAGATTACCTCATTCCAAAACCCGTCGACCACCGGGTCTTACTTTGGGTTGCTCCAGCGGTTGCGGAAGCTGCTGAGAAATCAGGGGTAGCTTCGCGGCCTATCTCCAGCATGAACGATTATCGCCAGCATCTGGCTTCATTTTTGGGGCGTCGCCGGGAGGTGATGAGCCAAATCAGTACGAAGGCGCGTTTAAACCCGAAGCGGCTTGTTTTTCCAGAAGGCCATAAAGTGCGAATTTTGCGAGCTTGCCAAGAACTCGTACAAACAGGGATTTGTCACCCTGTTGTTTTGGGCGAGGAGTCGTTGATTCGGGCCAAGGCGGAGGCCGTGGGTATCAGTTTAGACGGGATCGCTCTCGTTGATCCCACCAAGAGCCCTGAGCACGAAAAGTACACCGATATCTATTATAAATTACGGCAACGAAAAGGAATTCATCTTAAGCAAGCTGCCCTCGATATGTATGACCCTGTCCATTTTGGGATGATGATGCTTCGAGGCGGTGATGTCGACGGGTTGGTAAGTGGCGTGTCGATGAATTACGCGGATACGATTCGGCCAGCGTTGCAAATCATTGGTTTGCGTGAAGACGTCAAAAGCGTAGCCGGCATGTATGTGGTGCTGCAAAAAGAGCGAACCCTATTTTTTGCCGACACCACCATCAATATTGAGCCAAGTGCTGAGCAAATGGCTGAGATAGCCCGGCTTACGGCGCAAGAGGTTAAGCGCTTTGACCTGGAACCTCGAGTGGCCATGATCTCATTTTCAAACTTTGGCTCAAGCCCTCATCCTTTCGCAACAAAGGTGAGCCACGCTACGGAAATCCTGCATGCGATCGATCCTACTATGATTGTCGATGGGGAAATGCAGGTTGAGTATGCCCTAGATCCCGGAATTGCCAGCAGCGAGTTTCCGTTTTCAAATATTCAGGGTGATGCCAACGTTCTCATCTTCCCATCTCTGGAATCGGCAAACGTTGCCTATAAATTGATGGAGCGAATCGGCGGAGCAGAGTGTGTGGGGCCCATTGTTCTGGGAATGAATAAACCGGTCAATGTGTTGCCGAGAGGATCTACCGCTGAGGCCATTTACAATATGGCAGCGTATACGTGCGTTGAGGCTGAGGACTTTAACGATTCTTAA
- a CDS encoding DUF2083 domain-containing protein — MAESRLGSKVRSLRRRQGLTQAKLAENLGISTSYLNLIENNRRPLSAPVLIKLAQLFQVDLQTFASDEEGELLAELMEVFGDPIFDPYELSGNDVRELASHNPSVGRAVLGMYRSYRESRESVQSLATHLSDGRSGPTMDATHLPTEEVSDFVQRNSNYFPDLEAGAEKIRREASIEHEDLFTCLSRYLDDYHGVRVKIKKIGSMKGAIRRFDTSKRILYLSEVLRRGSRNFQLAHQIGLMTQEETLTRLSQNEILTNNDSRALCRVALANYFAGAVLMPYQEFLEAARAERYDIELLGHRFRTSFEQVCHRLTSLRKKGAEGIPFHLVRIDIAGNISKRFTASGLRFARYNAACPRWNVHKAFTTPGMIRIQLSTMPDGRNFFCIARTLEKSVSGYKSEHHVQAIGMGCDVRFAEDLVYSDGVDLKSDEASLKVGITCRLCERMDCEQRAFPPLQHPLQINENVRGASFFAPVGENKRLPD, encoded by the coding sequence ATGGCAGAATCACGGCTCGGCTCAAAAGTGCGTAGTTTACGCAGGCGACAGGGACTCACACAGGCAAAATTAGCTGAAAATCTGGGCATTTCCACCAGTTACTTGAACTTGATTGAGAACAATCGCAGGCCTCTTTCTGCCCCCGTTCTCATCAAACTTGCACAGCTATTTCAGGTCGATTTACAGACGTTTGCCAGCGACGAAGAGGGCGAACTCCTGGCCGAACTGATGGAAGTATTCGGAGATCCGATCTTTGATCCCTATGAATTAAGCGGCAACGACGTACGTGAACTCGCCAGCCACAACCCTTCCGTGGGCCGTGCGGTCCTCGGAATGTACCGTTCCTACCGAGAATCGCGTGAATCTGTGCAAAGCCTCGCCACCCATCTATCGGATGGGCGAAGCGGCCCCACGATGGACGCAACCCACTTACCCACCGAAGAAGTCAGTGATTTCGTTCAAAGAAATAGTAATTATTTCCCTGACTTAGAGGCCGGCGCAGAGAAGATTCGCCGTGAAGCGAGCATCGAGCATGAGGACCTCTTTACGTGTTTATCGCGCTATCTCGACGACTATCACGGTGTTCGGGTCAAAATTAAGAAGATCGGCTCAATGAAGGGCGCCATTCGCCGCTTTGATACCAGTAAACGTATTCTCTATCTATCCGAGGTCCTGCGACGCGGAAGTCGTAACTTCCAGCTTGCGCACCAAATCGGCCTTATGACTCAAGAGGAGACCTTAACCCGTTTGAGTCAAAATGAGATTTTAACCAACAATGACTCTCGCGCACTTTGCAGAGTGGCCTTAGCAAACTATTTCGCTGGCGCTGTGCTGATGCCCTATCAGGAGTTTCTAGAGGCTGCTCGCGCAGAACGTTATGACATCGAACTCCTCGGTCACCGCTTTCGAACAAGCTTCGAGCAGGTTTGTCACCGCCTTACGAGCTTACGGAAAAAAGGTGCTGAAGGTATTCCCTTTCACTTGGTTCGGATTGATATTGCCGGCAACATCTCAAAACGATTCACAGCTTCCGGCTTACGGTTTGCACGCTACAATGCTGCATGCCCGCGCTGGAACGTTCACAAAGCATTTACCACGCCTGGTATGATACGGATTCAGCTTTCGACCATGCCCGACGGTAGAAATTTTTTCTGCATTGCCAGAACACTTGAAAAGAGTGTGAGCGGCTATAAAAGCGAGCATCACGTCCAGGCCATTGGAATGGGCTGCGATGTGCGTTTCGCTGAAGACCTTGTTTATTCGGACGGAGTGGACTTGAAGAGCGATGAAGCCAGCCTGAAGGTTGGAATCACCTGTAGGCTTTGCGAGCGCATGGATTGTGAACAAAGAGCTTTCCCACCTCTTCAGCACCCACTGCAAATCAACGAGAATGTTCGAGGTGCATCATTCTTTGCACCTGTTGGCGAAAACAAGCGGCTGCCCGATTAA